From Thermodesulfobacteriota bacterium:
GTCTCCGGGTAATTGGGTAAGGCATACTTAAGGAATTCCAATCCTGTCTCTCCCGGCATAACCTGGTCAGAAAGTATCAGTTCGAAGTGGCTCTTTTTCAGGAACTCCCTGGCCTCTTCTGCATTAGCAGCCAGGGTGCACTGATAATCATTTGTCTCGAGCAATCGTTTGAGAAGATTCCTGATCGGTGACTCATCTTCTACAACCAGGATCCTGACCTTTTCCTCTTCCATCTTTTCCTTTCCATTTCCGTTAATTTGAAACTTTATAGATTCATTATGAATCTCGTATTCTGGAATCCGCAATCAGGAATCTAATACCTCCCTGACCTTTTGTGCCAGGACAACAGGTGTAAATGGCTTCTGGAGAAAAGGCATTCCAGGGTTCAAAACACCCTGATGGGCAATGGCGTTTTCCGTGTACCCCGACATATAAAGTACCTTCATTTGCGGTCGAAAGGTTTTTAACCGACCTACGAGATCACGGGCACTAATCCCTGGCATCACAATATCAACCAACATCAGATGAATAGACCCCTCATGTGCCTCACTGAGCTTCAGGGCAGATTCTCCGTCTTCCGCTTCTAAGGTTGTATATCCATAACCCCCGAGAACTTTCCTGGCAAGATTACGCACACTGTCGTTGTCTTCCACCACCAACAAGGTCTCTGTACCGTTGAGCACTTTTACAGGTAATTTTTCCTTTTCCTCTGGTTCTGCATTCCCCTCAATCCTGGGCAGATAAATCTTGAAGGTTGTTCCCCTTCCGGGTTCGGTGTAGACAAATATGTAACCGTTGCTCTGCCTGACGATTCCGTATACCGTGGACATGCCCAGCCCGGTACCCTTGCCTTCCTCCTTTGTGGTAAAAAATGGCTCGAATATGTGGGATTTGGTCTCCTCATCCATCCCGGTGCCTGTATCGGTCATAGCAAGCATCACGTAGGAGCCGGGCTGAAACCCAAGGTATTTCTGAGCATATCTCTCGTCCTGGTACACATTGCCTGTCTCAATGGTAAGCTTTCCTCCATTGGGCATGGCATCCCTGGCATTCACCGCAATATTCATGATTACCTGCTCTATCTGCCCGGGATCCACCGATATGTATCCCAGTTGTGGTTCCAGAACAGTTATCAGGCTGATGTCCTCACCTATCACACGCTGAAGCACCTTATCAACATCGTCTACAATATGATTGAGGTCCACTACTCTGGGCTGCAGAATCTGCTTTCGGCTGAAGGCAAGCAACTGACGGCTCAGGTTTGCCGCACTCTGTCCTGCCTTCTTTATCTGTTCGATATCTTTACAGATATCGCTGTCATGCCCGAGTTTCATCGTGAGAAGGTCGGAATAGCCTACTACAGCCGTCATCAGGTTGTTAAAGTCATGGGCAATACCGCCTGAAAGCCTTCCAATAGCTTCCAACCTCTGAGACTGGATAAGCTGATTTTCAAGTTCTTTGCGCTCGGTGATGTCGATGCAGGTACCAACCCATTCAAGTATACTTCCGTCTTTGGCGAAAAGAGGGACACCACGTGTCAGAAAGTAGCGGTAATTTCCATCGTATCTGCGTAAGCGGTATTCAATTTTATAGTTAGCTTTCTTTTCAACAGCTTCCTTCCACATTTGCACCGTACGCTCAACATCATCCGGATGCAATGCCTTTGACCATCCCCAGCCTTTGACCTCTTCATACGATTGACCGGTAAAATTCCGGAATGAAGGTATATCTTCAACTACCTCACCACTAGCATTAGTAACCCATCCAAGGCCTCCAGCTACCTCAATATATGACTGATAGCGCTTTTCAGATGCACGTAGCGCCTCCTCCGCCTGCTTGCGCTCTGCAACTTCTGCCATCAGTGTAGCGGTTCTTTCTTTAACTTTATCCTCCAGTTGTTCGTTCAGCTTCCTCAATTCTTCCTGTACCCTTTCCAACTCCCGGTTCTTATGGATGGCAGTCTCGTATGTGGATAGAAGGAGATTGAAAATTTGCAGGCGATTTGAACTGATAAAGTATTTCTGTTTCCCGAAGTGGATGGTCAGCCCTCCCTGCGATTCATCAATAGCCTGCAAATGCATATTTGCCAGGAGATAGTTAACACGGGAGATGAGATACTTTTCATCATAGGGCTTTGTAATGAAGTTGTCAGCCCCACACTCCAAGCCTCTGATGACGTCTTCAGGGTTAGACAAGGCGGTCAAGAGTATGACGGGGATACTCTTAAGCTTCTCATTTGCTTTAACCTGACGGCATAGTTCATAGCCGTCCATCTCTGGCATAATGATATCGCTGATGATAATCATTGGGCTGTGCTGCTGCAATAAATTCAAGGCATGTTTACCATTCTTACCAACTAAAACTTGATAGCCGTGTTTTTCCAGAAGGTATTTCAGTTGTTCAGCCTGTGTAGAGCTATCCTCGGCAATGAGAATCTCTACTTTCCCATTTCTGAGCTTTTCTTCTACATTCATAGCTTTACCTCCCCTTTGCTGTTAGTAAAGCTGATTAATGCATCTGCAATTTTTTCTGGCGGCAATACGTATGTAGCCGCGCCAAGGCTTATGGCTTCACCAGGCATACCGTGGACTACAGAGCTTTCCTTATCCTGCGCAATAGTGATAGCGCCCCTGTCCTTCATCAGCCTTAATTCCTTAGCGCCGTCTTTACCCATGCCGGTGAGCAAAATGCCAGCGGCATTCTTGTTAAAGAGCTGTGCTACCGAGCGGAAGAGATAAGAAACAGAAGGACGTAAACCGTTTTCAGATTCACTCTGGCTCAGCATTATTCGATTTCCAGGCACTGCTCCAATATGGAATCCATCCGGTGCCAGATAAGCATGCCCGGGCAGAAAAGGTTCATTGTTAACAGCGACATGAACTGAAAGAGCGGAAGACCCTGAGAGCCATTCTGCAAAACCGTGAACAAATCCGGCAGCCATGTGTTGGACAATCAGCACGGGAACTGGAAATTCTTTAGGAAGCCTGGATAAAATGGCTTGAAGGGCCAGCGGTCCACCTGTTGAGGCACCTATAGCTACCACCTTGACTTCTGCCGAGGATGCCTTGATTTCATTCGCAGTCGCTGGTATAACCTGTTCCTTTTTAGGGCGATGCCAGCGCTTGACCACCTTGACCTCGGCCATCAGTTTTACAGTTTGAACCAGCTCTCTGGCAGTTGTCTCGTATTCCGGGTCACCGATGCCTTTTGGCCGGGAGATGACAGTCAGGGCGCCTGCCTCCACAGCACGGAATGCCGTAGCCGCTTCTTTTACAGTCGAAGTACCGCTGACGATGACTATGGGCGTGGGCTGGGTTTCCATAATTCGGTGAGTTGCCTCAAAGCCGTTCATCTTTGGCATATGGATGTCCATAGTGATAACATCAGGCTTAAGGCACATAGCAGCTTCAACAGCTTCCTCACCATCCCTGGCAGTGTCAACGACCTCTAGTTCCGGATCAGAGCCAAGGATATGAACCAGGAACTCGCGGGCAACGGCAGAATCATCAACAATAAGGACTTTAATCATATCAGTCTCCTGATTACTTCCAGCAAATTGCTCTGGTCAAAACTACTCTTAACGATATAGGCATTAGCACCAACCTCAATGCCCCGCTCACGGTGTTCGCGAGAGTCGAGAGCCGTGACTAAAACTACGGGCAGTTCAGCTAGTTTTCTATCGGCACGAACCTTCGCTGTAAGATCAAAGCCATTCATCCTGGGCATATCCACATCTGATACGACCAGGTCAAACCTTTCGGTCTTCAATGCCGTAAAGGCATCAATGCCGTCAATGGCGGTTTTGATGTTGTATCCTGCTGCCTCCAGAATATTCTTCAGCAATGACCGTGCGGTGATTGAGTCCTCCACTACCAGTATAGACCTCATCTCAAATGCAGCTTTCTTCGCCACGGTGATTCTGGGAGGGGCAGCACTGACTTTCACTGCTGATTTCATCAGGTCACTGACATTGAGAACTGGCACTACCTTGCCTGTAGCTAAAACAGAGGCTCCAATTATATTTCGCACACGGGAAAGCTGCTTGCCAAGACTTTTCACTAAGACCTCCTGTTCATCAATAATCTCATCCACCGAAAAGGCAAGCCGCTTTTCAGCGGAAGCCAAAACCACGACAGGCAAAGTGTTTGCGGAATCTGCTGCAGTATCTTGCAGGGAAAGTTCCAGAACCTCTGTAAGCCTTACAAGCGAGAGGACCTGTCCGTCAAGCTGGATCGTCTCTCGATTTTCCACTGCTTTAATATCTTCCTTGTTCACACTTAGCACCCGCTCTATATTTGTCGTGGGTAAAACAAAGAGGCATTCGCCGGCACGAACGACAATCCCTCGAAATGTAGCCAACGTCAGCGGCAGACTAAGGCGGAATGTGGTGCCAACACCGTGTTCTGTTTCCACCGATACTGTACCGCCGAGTCTTTCTACTTTCTCCTGCACAATAGCCAGACCCAGGCCTCTGCCTGAGATGTTGGTAATGATGGGACTGGTGGAAACCCCTGATTGATAGAGTAGTGACAGTGCCACCTGTTCATCGGGTCTCTCTGCTTCTTCCTGAGAAATAATACCACGCCTCAGCGCTACCTCTCTAACCTTTGCCACGTCGATTCCAGTGCCGTCATCGGAGATTGTGATACCAACGCTGTTACTTTTTGTCTGAGAGATAGCAACGGTAACTGTGCCGCGAGGTGATTTTCCCTTGCGCTTTCGCTCCTCTGGCTTCTCTATGCCATGGTCAATACAGTTTCTGACCAGATGCATGAACGGGGCATTCATTTCTTCCAGGATACGCCTGTCGATTTCGATCTCCTGCCCGTTAATTACCAGCTCTACATCTTTGCCCTGGTCCCGTGAGAGGTCTCGCGCAAATTTGGGAAAAATCTCCAGAATCGACGATAGGGGAAGCATCGAAGCCACTCTCACATCCTGCAGGAGGTTGTTTACCACTCCGTCAAGCACATGACTGTCTTGCTTGGCTGTCTTTGTAAGCGCGTCAAGCCTGCTTTCCAGCGACATAATATGGCTCTGATTCCAATCAAGGAACTCCAGCAGTCGGGCAATGTGGGAATTGGTTCTGCCCTGGTCATGGCAGTTCTTTTCTTCCAGCGACTGTCGTACCATCCTTACATAGGGGAGGAGTTTATTCCACTCTTTTTCCCATTCGGTCAGGCTGGCATTGCACCCGCGCAGTTCAGTAACCAGATGGGCTGTGGCATGTTTGAATGAAAGAAGTTCCTCGATCTGTAGCAGCAAAGATTCCAGCCTTGAGGTGGATATCCGTACGGTATCAGTGGTCGGTGAGCGGTGATCAGGGGTCAGGGGTCGGTGGGCGGTTATCGGTTCCCTGTCCTCTGTCTTCTGTCCTCTGTCTTCTGATTCCTGACTACCAGTGGTGTCAGTCAATATAGACTGCAGTGCTTTAACCGTCGCCGCAGCTCTCGATTTCTCATCAGCGGTACGTTCTCTTTCTATAGATGTAAGGAGTGTCTTGAGATTGTCAACTGCATGGTGAAGCACATCCAGCAGCCTCACTGATACCGGTATTTTCTGGCTTTTTAAAGCGGAGAAGACGCTTTCCAGTGATTGGCATATTGCCTCAATTTCAGTAATGTTGACAGACCGGGCTGCCCCCTTCAGACTGTGTGCTTCCCTGAACACGGTCTCGGTTATCTGTACCTGCCTGTCAAAGCCAGGGTATTTCTCCAGTTCAATCAGCCCGGAGGACATGGCATTGATATGCTCATGGGCTTCGATTTTGAATGTTGCCAGAAGCTTTTTTAAGAAATCATTGTCGTTTTTAACCATGTTTACCTGTTTTTTTTACTCTCTATCAACGACCTTAACTGCAGTGCCAGTTTGTTGAGATCATGCGCCGCCTGCTCCGATTGCTTTATTCCAATCAGGTTCTGCTCGGTGGCATGGTTGATATTTTCCATCGCCTGAGCTACCTGATCCACTCCTACCATCTGCTGTTGGCTGGAAGCCGAAATCTGAATGGCTGCCTTTGCTGATTCATTGACGCTATCCGTCAGTATCCGGATAGACTCATTGGCTGCCGCTGATTGCTTTATGCCAGCTTCAACAGCTTTGTTGCCCTGTTCCGTAGCCATGACCGCGCTGCTGGTATCTCTCTGTATGTCAGTCAATATCGTCCGCACACGGGCTGTTGCCTGCCTTGACTGCTCTGCCAGACTCTTTATCTCCTGTGCCACAACGCCAAATCCTCTCCCCTGCTCCCCGGCCTTGGCAGCCTCAATGGCAGCATTTACAGCCAGAAGGTTGGATTGGTCAGCAATATCGTTAACAGTGGCAATTATCTCTCCGATTGTCTGGCTCTGCTCGCTCAGCCTGACAATGCTTTCGCCAACAGACTCCATCCGTTCCCGAATATTGCTTATCCCGGCAACCAAATCTTCTACGGCTTTTCTGCCATTCTGTGCCGACTGATTTGTCTTCTGGGCATTTTCAGATAAGTATTTAGCTTTCTCACTGGAGACCTGGGCTGTCTGTCTTACCTCTTCAACTGTTGTAGTGGTCTCACTTACGGCTGTAGCTGTTTCTGAGGATCCCGAGACAATCTCGGCCGTGGTAGCCAAAATCTGGGATGAGGAAGTAGATAGTTGAGAAATACTCTCACGTAATTGGCGGCTGGTCGATTGGCTGATAAAAAAGGCTATTGTCAGCCCGCATGCCAATGCGAGGACCAGAATGACCACAATCACAAAGGAAAGACGATTTATATTTGCCGTGAGTTCCGCTCTTCTTTCCACCATTAAATTCGCTTCTCTTTCTCCAAAGCGTTCTGCCTTAACCACCAGTTCATCGGTGAGAGGTTTGACCTCCTGGCTGAGCATTGTCAGCGCTATGGATTCTTTCCCCTGTTGCGCCAGAGCCAAAGCCTTTTCCAGCCCTTCCCTGTGCTTCTTGTGGAGGTTCAGAATATCAGAGAGCATACTGCGTCCTTCCCCGGTGGGAACAACTTTTTGCATCCCCTCAATCACGGCATCGAACTCATGATAACTTTCCCGTATTTTGTTCAAATATTCCTTTCGCTTATCAGGAAATAGAAAGAAGCCGCGATCGTAAGCGACCTGGTTCCTCAGCTCGAATTTGAGTGCCTCAGCATCATGATGTAACCTTGTCCTTAAATCAATAAATTCGTTGTATGAACCTTTCATAGTGCGGATAGTATAGAACGAGACAGATGCAATAATAACCAACAGCACCAATACAATTACGTACCCACCGATGATTTTTTTAGCTATAGTCATGTTCTCTCCTCCTTGAATCGAGTTTCCAGCTTATTTTTAAGCTGCAAGGTTCAAGATTTATCTTGTAACTTGTATTTTGTCTTTCTGAGCACGTTCCTAAGTTACCTCCTCATGCACCACTATCTTAGTGTCAGTCAGTAATTTGTTCATGTCAAGAATAACCGTCTGGTCATTGGCAACACCTCTCAGATACTCCTCCCGAATTCCGGTGAGCGTAGGGAGCGATGGTTGAATGTCTTCAACTGGTATGTGACGCACACCGTGAACTGCATCGGCAAGTATGCCAAGCTCTATTTCACCGGCTTCAACGATTATTATTCTGTCACGGTCGCCAAGCCCTGTCTCAGGGAGGTCGAAGAACTTTTTAATATCTATAACTGAGATAATCTTTCCACGGACGTTAGTTATACCCAGGACAAATGGCGGTGTGCATGGCAGGGGAGTCAATTCCTTCATAGAGTAGACCTCGCGAACGTAATGTGATTCAATACCGTACCTCTCATTTGCTAAAGTAGCCTCCACAACCTCAAGATAGTCTTGAGACCTTTCCTGTTCCTCTGATTCTCTGGCTAATGCCTTTGCTCTTGCATTAAGGATTTTTTTCTTTTCTGCCTGAGTTATCATTAATCCCCGTTCCAATACGACCTGGCTGTCCTGGATGGAGCGATGGGAACCAGCCAGATCAGTTGCTCTTTTTTGGTCTTCTTTTTCAGTAATCTATCATTCGTAGTTACAGGCATCAAGTCCTTACCTGCATCTTGCATCCTGCAAATTGCAGCTTAATGGCTGTTATAATTTCCATTAGCCTGCCAGCAGTCATCCCTTCCGATTCTGGCAGAACATCTTCCTGCTGATAGCTATCCAGCAGTGACAGTGCGTTTTCAAAATGCTTGCGAGCTTCCTGGAGCTTCCTCTGCTGCAGGGTCAGATTTCCCAGAGCAAAGTGAGCCAGCGCAAAATCCTGCTCCAAATAGAGCGCCTGTTTCAGCGAGACCGCTGCTTCGTCAACTTGGTTTTGTTCCTGAAGAATAGTCGCCAAAAGGTAGTAATAGCCTGGATTCAGCCTGTCTGTGGTTATGGCTTTTCGACAGTAATCAAGCGCATCAGAGAGCTTACCCTGGTTAGCATAGACCCGAGCCAGTAAAGCCATTGCTTTTGAGTCAGCTCCATCATGCGACAGCAGATCTATGACTTTTTCTTCGGCTTCTGCATAGTAACCCTGACCATATAACGACAAGGCTTCCTCATACGTGGCCGGGGTCGGGGGCCGGGGGTAATGGATCGTGGGTTGGGGTTCGGGGATCAGGGGTCGGGGTGTATCTTCCCTCTCATAACCTGTAACTTGCACCTTGTCACTTGGGATTGGTAGCTTGAAAGTTACATCTTGAAACCTGTAACTTTCAATCCGGAACTTACCACTTGCCACTTCTTTTCTATAGAGGATAACGCCGAGATAATTGACCGCTGTGAACTGCGGATAGAGGACATGCGATGCTTCGCTCGGGCTCACTATCAACCACCCGCCGTTTGTCAGGCAATCGTAAAAGCCCTGGATGACCTTATTTGCCTGCTCAGGAGCAAAGTACATCAACACATTACGGCAGAAGATTACGTCCATAGCATTGGTTTTATTTAACAATGAAGGATAGGGATCTTCGGCTAAATTATGATGGAAGAATATGACCATTTTCTTGATGCCGCGCGCGATTTCAAAGCGACCGTCCTTTGTCTTTTTGAAGTATTTCTCCTTTACCCATTGCGGGCAGCCTCGAAATGACCATTCACCGTAGATGCCATGTGATGCCTTCTGTAGAAAACGGGGATTTATGTCTGTAGCCAGGATAGCAGTATTCCAGTTGTTCAAATCAATGCTGATTTTGCCTAGTAATATGGCGATGGAATATGGTTCTTCACCTGTGGCACAGCCGGCGCTCCATATTCTTAGACGCTGATCGCCTCCACGGCGAGAGGCAATCAATTCCGGGAGGATATCCTCTTCAAGAACTCTGAAGCCTTTCTCTTCCCGGAAGAAATAAGTTTCCCCAACCGTAAGGTGGCTTGCCAGAGTCTCTATTTTATCTCTGGTCAATGATGAGGAAAGGAGCCAATGGACGCATGACTCTGCATTATCGAAGCCAAACTCCTTCGCGGCAGCTTCAATTCCACGTTGAAGGTCGTCCCACCGCTCTCTGGGGAAACGTAAGCCTGTCCGGGCAGTCACCAGATCACTTATTTGCGACAATGGTATATCTGAAATCAGGCTTTTCATTCTTTGCCTTTCAGCTCTTTCAGTGATTCATTCAAGACTTCCTCTTCTTCCAGCGAAAGAAAGGTGTCGAGGTCGTGAATGAGGACTAACCCATCTTCAAGCTTTATCACACCTTCAACATAATCCATGCAAGGAAGAACCTCCTCCGCAGCAACCACTTTTTGCTCCGGGCTTTCTACGACGCCCTTAGCCTCATCCACCACCAGGGCAACAGTCCGCATGGAAGTACGTGCTATGATTAACCGGTCGCTCAGGTCTATTTCTCGCTCTGACAAGCGGAACCGCTTGCGTATGCTGACCACTGGAACAACCTGTCCCCCAACATTGATTATACCCATAACGATCTCCGGTTCTTTAGGCAGAGGGGTAATCTCAACTATGCGAACAATCCTCTCCACATCTGAAAGATACAGAGCATAGCGTTGCTCATCTAAGGTAAAGACAACGTATTGATTTAGTTTATCCATAGAGTGTCTGCCTTAATGGGGGTAACATAGTATTGGACCTTATTATGCCACATAAAACACTAGACTCCTGTCTGGTGATGAATATGCCGTCCATACTGGTAAACCGGAAGGGGTATAACAAAACCAAAGTCATTAAACGTAAAGCCTACGGTTTTCATGGCTTGAGATACTTTACGCTGAAAATTTACCAGGCTTTCTTCAACTAATTCGGAGAAGAACCATAATCTATTGATTGCCGCCCTAAACACATGGACATATTATTTTTGATTGGGATAGCAATAATAGGGTTACATGATGTGCGTCATAAATGATGCCCTTACTTTCTTACCTCCCATTCTGATTCCAACTGCCGAATTCGTTGCCATCCTCTCCGATTTATAATGCTCAACTTACTGGTATCACGTCTGTTTTTTTACTGTCGGGGGGGGGGTAACATGTCTCCTTTCTTTTTCCAATAGCTACTCATCAATTACATCTTTTCGGAAGCGCAGATGGCGACCAATCTTACTCACCGGTATTTCCCTGTCCTTAACCAGACGGTAAATGCTTGCTTTCGAAACCCGCAGGTACCTGGCTACTTCATCGGTAGTCATTATTCTGAGTCTTCCTTTGCTTGGGGCTTTCACATTCACTCGTTTATCCTTTTTATCTTTGTTTTGATTTCAAACAATTGAGTATCATTATGTAGTCAATAGTGTTAATAATTCTTTAAAGACCTATAATTTTATAGGTTGCATAAAACAAGTTATATGTCAATCAGTATTATCAAAAAAAATAGTATTTAGAGTAAATTAAATGAAATTGGTGAAATCATGAGGGTTCAAGAGGGCAAGGATTCAAGGATTCGAGGATTCGAGGGGAATGCTTGAGGCTGAATAGTTACACTTTTACCCCTATTGACAAAAGTTCTTTTTAATCTTAAAGTAGCATAAAACTGCTGCCCGTGGCGAGAGCTTTAAAAACATAGTTTCTTAAAGCCTCAACTCTTTTTTAGAAAGGAGGTAGGTGTGTTTAAAACAGGTATAGTAAAAGACCAGAGATACTTAGAACACATTACATCAGATTATCATCCGGAAAACCACCATCGGTTAGAGGTTATTTACCGAGTGTTAAACGAAGGGGACATGGCAGGGAGGTTTGTGGAGGTTATGCCGCGGTTTGCCACAAATGAAGAGGTTGAATTGATTCATACCTCTGGTTATATATCACGAGTGGCTGCAACTGCTGGTAAACCCTATACCATGATCGACCCTGATACCCAGACGTCGCCAAAATCCTATGATGCAGCCAGGCTGGCAGTCGGGGGAGTGCTGGAGTCTATTGATAGAGTCATAGGTGGAGAGATAGATAACAGCTTTGCCCTTGTGCGTCCTCCCGGCCATCATGCTGAGTCCGGCAGAGGTATGGGTTTTTGCCTGTTTAACAATGTTGCTATCGGGGCAAGGTATGCAATTGAGAGGCATTCTCTGGAGCGTATCCTAATTGTGGATTGGGACCTTCACCACGGCAACGGCACCCAGAATTCCTTTTATGATGATCCCGGAGTGCTCTATTTTTCCACCCACCAATTTCCATACTACCCTGGGACAGGAGGCTTTAACGAGACAGGAACGGGAGAGGGTAGGGGGTTTACAGTCAATGTTCCTCTATCGGGAGGGCAGGGGGATAGTGATTACATTCAGATTTTTAAAAGGATTTTGAAACCAGTTTCCCTCCAGTTTAACCCTCAGCTCATCCTGGTTTCCGCCGGATTTGATACCTATTTCAGAGACCCTTTGGGCAGCATGAATGTAACCCCAAAGGGGTTTGCAAGGCTTACAAGACTTCTCATGGAGATTGGTGACCGGAGTTGTCAGGGCAGGGTTGTATTTGCCCTGGAGGGTGGGTATGACCTGGAAGGGCTAAAGGAATCTGTTAAGGCTGTTCTTAAGGAATTGAGGGGGGAATCCATTCTGGGAGAAGAGGAATTAAATTTTGAGGATGTGAGTTCTCCGTCTATTGATTCAGTAATAGACAGGGTAGCCGGTATTCATAAGGGGTTTTGGCGGTTTATTACGGTTTGATAATAAAGGATGGATTTTCTCTTGCCTTTTGCTCCTCTTCCCAGATAGCAGAGGATAGACTTCTCTTTACCAATTCTAGGAGAAAGGGATGATGTGAAGAAGGTATCCCTTCGCTCATTAAGGCTAAGGCTGCTGCAAGACAAATCCTAGCATCTTTTTCTTTCCCCAGTTTATAAATAATGTAAGCTGACTCTTCCAGCCTTCTCTTGTATAGAAGGCGTCTCTCTTCGTTGAATAATTCATCTGCGGCATCATTGTATATCTGAGAAATGCGCTCTTGCTTTTGAATAGGCGTCAGGACCAGCTTACTTTTACTGGCTTCATTTATCTTTTCAGCATATTGTTCTATCTCATCTGGTCTTATTACCCAGTTGCCGAATTCGGGCAGTTCAAATAGGGTTCCAGAACTTGTCAGGAGAGCTTCATCAGCTTTTATCGTATCTTCTTCGTAACAGGAATATATAAGTGGTCTTTGGACCTCGCCAGATGGTTTTCCAACTATATCCTTCCATTTCAGATACCCTGTGGGTACGGGGTGCCCTCTCTTAGTTGCCATGGTGTAACCTTCCTGGATGAGGAATTGGCAATAGGATGGTTCTGCCTCCACTATTGGCATTGGGCTTTTTTCTTTGAACCCTGTTAAATATTCCCTGTACATCTTTTTTGTTATTTCTGTACCATGGAAGTCTTTTATCCCTTCTGTATCATTTATTATTACCTGAAAAAAATAGAGGCCTTTTGTAAGTCGGGGTTGGGTCAGCCAGACTAATCTGTATCCAAGATAGTCTATGTACGACAGATACCCTTCAAATACCCTGGCAGGTGGACGAAGAACAGATAGCCGTGACTCCTCAGTGCCTCTGTCTTCTGTTATG
This genomic window contains:
- a CDS encoding response regulator, which encodes MNVEEKLRNGKVEILIAEDSSTQAEQLKYLLEKHGYQVLVGKNGKHALNLLQQHSPMIIISDIIMPEMDGYELCRQVKANEKLKSIPVILLTALSNPEDVIRGLECGADNFITKPYDEKYLISRVNYLLANMHLQAIDESQGGLTIHFGKQKYFISSNRLQIFNLLLSTYETAIHKNRELERVQEELRKLNEQLEDKVKERTATLMAEVAERKQAEEALRASEKRYQSYIEVAGGLGWVTNASGEVVEDIPSFRNFTGQSYEEVKGWGWSKALHPDDVERTVQMWKEAVEKKANYKIEYRLRRYDGNYRYFLTRGVPLFAKDGSILEWVGTCIDITERKELENQLIQSQRLEAIGRLSGGIAHDFNNLMTAVVGYSDLLTMKLGHDSDICKDIEQIKKAGQSAANLSRQLLAFSRKQILQPRVVDLNHIVDDVDKVLQRVIGEDISLITVLEPQLGYISVDPGQIEQVIMNIAVNARDAMPNGGKLTIETGNVYQDERYAQKYLGFQPGSYVMLAMTDTGTGMDEETKSHIFEPFFTTKEEGKGTGLGMSTVYGIVRQSNGYIFVYTEPGRGTTFKIYLPRIEGNAEPEEKEKLPVKVLNGTETLLVVEDNDSVRNLARKVLGGYGYTTLEAEDGESALKLSEAHEGSIHLMLVDIVMPGISARDLVGRLKTFRPQMKVLYMSGYTENAIAHQGVLNPGMPFLQKPFTPVVLAQKVREVLDS
- a CDS encoding chemotaxis response regulator protein-glutamate methylesterase, with translation MIKVLIVDDSAVAREFLVHILGSDPELEVVDTARDGEEAVEAAMCLKPDVITMDIHMPKMNGFEATHRIMETQPTPIVIVSGTSTVKEAATAFRAVEAGALTVISRPKGIGDPEYETTARELVQTVKLMAEVKVVKRWHRPKKEQVIPATANEIKASSAEVKVVAIGASTGGPLALQAILSRLPKEFPVPVLIVQHMAAGFVHGFAEWLSGSSALSVHVAVNNEPFLPGHAYLAPDGFHIGAVPGNRIMLSQSESENGLRPSVSYLFRSVAQLFNKNAAGILLTGMGKDGAKELRLMKDRGAITIAQDKESSVVHGMPGEAISLGAATYVLPPEKIADALISFTNSKGEVKL
- a CDS encoding hybrid sensor histidine kinase/response regulator, with the protein product MVKNDNDFLKKLLATFKIEAHEHINAMSSGLIELEKYPGFDRQVQITETVFREAHSLKGAARSVNITEIEAICQSLESVFSALKSQKIPVSVRLLDVLHHAVDNLKTLLTSIERERTADEKSRAAATVKALQSILTDTTGSQESEDRGQKTEDREPITAHRPLTPDHRSPTTDTVRISTSRLESLLLQIEELLSFKHATAHLVTELRGCNASLTEWEKEWNKLLPYVRMVRQSLEEKNCHDQGRTNSHIARLLEFLDWNQSHIMSLESRLDALTKTAKQDSHVLDGVVNNLLQDVRVASMLPLSSILEIFPKFARDLSRDQGKDVELVINGQEIEIDRRILEEMNAPFMHLVRNCIDHGIEKPEERKRKGKSPRGTVTVAISQTKSNSVGITISDDGTGIDVAKVREVALRRGIISQEEAERPDEQVALSLLYQSGVSTSPIITNISGRGLGLAIVQEKVERLGGTVSVETEHGVGTTFRLSLPLTLATFRGIVVRAGECLFVLPTTNIERVLSVNKEDIKAVENRETIQLDGQVLSLVRLTEVLELSLQDTAADSANTLPVVVLASAEKRLAFSVDEIIDEQEVLVKSLGKQLSRVRNIIGASVLATGKVVPVLNVSDLMKSAVKVSAAPPRITVAKKAAFEMRSILVVEDSITARSLLKNILEAAGYNIKTAIDGIDAFTALKTERFDLVVSDVDMPRMNGFDLTAKVRADRKLAELPVVLVTALDSREHRERGIEVGANAYIVKSSFDQSNLLEVIRRLI
- a CDS encoding methyl-accepting chemotaxis protein; this translates as MTIAKKIIGGYVIVLVLLVIIASVSFYTIRTMKGSYNEFIDLRTRLHHDAEALKFELRNQVAYDRGFFLFPDKRKEYLNKIRESYHEFDAVIEGMQKVVPTGEGRSMLSDILNLHKKHREGLEKALALAQQGKESIALTMLSQEVKPLTDELVVKAERFGEREANLMVERRAELTANINRLSFVIVVILVLALACGLTIAFFISQSTSRQLRESISQLSTSSSQILATTAEIVSGSSETATAVSETTTTVEEVRQTAQVSSEKAKYLSENAQKTNQSAQNGRKAVEDLVAGISNIRERMESVGESIVRLSEQSQTIGEIIATVNDIADQSNLLAVNAAIEAAKAGEQGRGFGVVAQEIKSLAEQSRQATARVRTILTDIQRDTSSAVMATEQGNKAVEAGIKQSAAANESIRILTDSVNESAKAAIQISASSQQQMVGVDQVAQAMENINHATEQNLIGIKQSEQAAHDLNKLALQLRSLIESKKNR
- a CDS encoding chemotaxis protein CheW — protein: MITQAEKKKILNARAKALARESEEQERSQDYLEVVEATLANERYGIESHYVREVYSMKELTPLPCTPPFVLGITNVRGKIISVIDIKKFFDLPETGLGDRDRIIIVEAGEIELGILADAVHGVRHIPVEDIQPSLPTLTGIREEYLRGVANDQTVILDMNKLLTDTKIVVHEEVT